A genomic segment from Toxotes jaculatrix isolate fToxJac2 chromosome 6, fToxJac2.pri, whole genome shotgun sequence encodes:
- the pdcb gene encoding phosducin b, with protein sequence MSDRLIDLEETATHTGPKGVINDWRRFKLESMDQENLPPAKKELLRQMSSPNRPKDDSRANLNRKMSVQEYELLKEEDEGCLKKYRRKCMQEMHDKLSFGPKFEGVHDLDSGEAFLEVIEKEHHSTVVVVHIYKVGVKGCEELNNCLDCLATEYPTVKFCRIDAVASGAAERFSDEVLPTLLVYKAGELLGNFLACTQHLNEEFFATDVEAFLNSYGLLPEKELPGLADEEENDVE encoded by the exons ATGTCTGACAGGCTTATTGACTTAGAAGAGACTGCGACCCATACAG GTCCAAAAGGAGTCATCAATGACTGGAGGAGATTTAAGCTGGAAAGTATGGACCAAGAGAACTTGCCACCTGCAAAAAAGGAACTGCTCAGACAGATGTCATCCCCCAACAGGCCAAAAGATGACTCCAGAGCAAACCTTAACCGCAAG atGAGTGTCCAGGAGTATGAACTGCttaaggaggaggatgagggatGTCTAAAGAAATACAGACGGAAGTGTATGCAGGAGATGCATGATAAGCTCAGTTTTGGGCCCAAGTTTGAAGGTGTGCATGACCTGGACAGTGGAGAGGCCTTCCTAGAGGTCATTGAGAAGGAGCATCACAGCACAGTGGTGGTTGTCCACATCTACAAGGTTGGGGTAAAAGGTTGTGAGGAGCTCAACAACTGTCTTGACTGCCTGGCCACTGAGTACCCCACCGTAAAATTCTGCAGGATTGATGCTGTTGCATCTGGGGCTGCAGAGCGGTTCTCAGATGAAGTTTTGCCTACGCTGCTTGTATACAAGGCTGGAGAGCTTCTTGGGAACTTCCTGGCCTGCACACAGCACCTAAACGAGGAGTTCTTCGCTACTGATGTGGAGGCTTTCCTCAACAGCTATGGCCTGTTGCCAGAGAAAGAGCTGCCTGGCTTGGCAGATGAAGAGGAAAACGATGTAGAGTAA